One Mercenaria mercenaria strain notata chromosome 12, MADL_Memer_1, whole genome shotgun sequence DNA segment encodes these proteins:
- the LOC128547312 gene encoding uncharacterized protein LOC128547312 produces MEKEEAKKETTTTEHETTGCGPFNVTYSESAPSFIVSETSSFYSTGCKISGNCWTRKQCYDCLEGPNRDRVGNLNHIPVCCPDCARYGLSLSWSSCNCNNRGL; encoded by the exons ATGGAAAAAG AAGAGGCGAAAAAGGAAACAACAACTACTGAACATGAAACTACAG GCTGCGGACCATTCAACGTAACGTATTCTGAGTCTGCTCCAAGTTTTATAGTTTCGGAAACGTCTTCGTTTTATAGCACTGGGTGCA AAATAAGTGGCAATTGTTGGACAAGAAAACAGTGTTATGATTGTCTTGAAGGCCCTAACAGAGATAGAGTCGGGAATCTCAACCATATACCTGTGTGCTGTCCAGACTGTGCGAGATACGGACTTTCGCTGTCATGGTCCAGCTGTAACTGTAATAACCGCGGACTCTGA